The proteins below come from a single Acinonyx jubatus isolate Ajub_Pintada_27869175 chromosome A1, VMU_Ajub_asm_v1.0, whole genome shotgun sequence genomic window:
- the LOC128310958 gene encoding zinc finger protein 300-like isoform X3: MLENFSHVISLGHPVSKPDVISKLEQGEEPWIIKRDVSDWIYPERETRLDNPQLDIRGDVSFHKEVLESVTRDPSLYSIFKVWQGDDQMERHQENKDRLLRQFMVIKNKTVVEESGYTYKSSRKIFHDCIDLDASGQRLYKCDSFEKSLIPNINLFSCNRGYARKNTVENFRCRSTPISSYSKHEKIHNGVKHCEDSQCGKIISNKQSLFQYVNVETGEKTCICIECGKSFLKKSQLIIHQRIHTGEKPYDCGACGKAFSEKSHLIVHQRTHTGEKPYECSECGKAFSQKSSLVIHQRVHSGEKPYECSDCGKAFSQKSPLIIHQRIHTGEKPYECNQCGKAFSQKSQLIIHHRAHTGEKPYECTECGKAFCEKSHLIIHKRIHTGEKPYRCTQCEEAFSRKSELIIHQIIHTGEKPYECTECGKTFSRKSQLIIHQRTHTGEKPYKCSECGKAFCQQSHLIGHQRIHTGEKPYVCSECGKAFSQKSHLPGHQRIHTGEKPYICAECGKAFSQKSDLVVHRRIHTGEKPYQCAMCGKAFIQKSQLTVHQRIHTVAKL, translated from the coding sequence agAGGGAGACTAGACTTGACAACCCTCAATTGGATATACGTGGAGATGTTTCCTTCCATAAGGAGGTATTGGAAAGTGTAACAAGGGATCCTTCACTATACTCCATTTTTAAGGTCTGGCAGGGTGATGACCAGATGGAGAGACATCAGGAAAATAAAGACAGACTTCTCAGGCAATTCatggtcatcaaaaacaaaacagttgttGAAGAATCAGGTTATACATATAAGtcatcaagaaaaatatttcatgactgCATAGACCTAGATGCTTCAGGACAAAGATTGTATAAATGTGACTCATTTGAAAAGAGCTTGATACCTAATATAAACTTATTCAGTTGTAATAGGGGTTATGCAAGAAAAAACACTGTTGAGAATTTTAGATGTAGGAGTACAcctatttcttcctattctaAGCATGAAAAAATTCATAATGGAGTGAAACACTGTGAAGATAGTCAATGTGGAAAGATTATCAGCAATAAACAGTCtctttttcaatatgtgaatgTTGAAACTGGAGAGAAGACCTGTATATGCATTGAATGTGgaaaatcttttctaaaaaagTCACAACTCATTATacatcaaagaattcatactggagagaaaccgtATGATTGTGGTgcatgtgggaaagccttcagtgaAAAGTCACATCTCATTGTACATCAGAGAACTCATACTGGGGAAAAACCTTACGAGTGTTCTGAATGTGGAAAAGCTTTCTCTCAGAAATCATCCCTCGTTATACATCAGAGAGTTCATTCTGGGGAAAAACCATATGAATGTAGTGACTGTGGGAAAGCCTTCTCCCAGAAATCACCTCTCATTATACATCAGAGAATACATACTGGTgaaaaaccttatgaatgtaatcAGTGTGGGAAGGCGTTCTCCCAGAAGTCACAGCTGATTATACATCATAGAgctcatactggagagaaaccatatgaatgtactgaatgtgggaaagccttctgTGAGAAGTCCCACCTCATTATACATAAAAGAAttcacactggggagaaaccctATAGATGCACTCAGTGTGAGGAAGCCTTCAGCAGAAAGTCAGAACTCATTATACATCAGATAATTCATACTGGggagaaaccttatgaatgtactGAATGTGGGAAGACCTTCTCCCGGAAGTCACAGCTCATCATACATCAGAGAACACATACTGGAGAAAAACCATATAAATGCAGTGAATGTGGAAAAGCTTTCTGTCAGCAGTCACATCTCATTggacatcagagaattcacacaggagaaaaACCTTATGTGTGCAGTGAATGCGGGAAAGCCTTCTCTCAGAAGTCTCACCTCCCAGGGCATCAGCGAATTCATACAGGAGAAAAACCTTACATATGTGCTGAATGTGGAAAGGCATTTTCCCAGAAGTCAGACCTTGTTGTACATCGGAGAATTCATACTGGGGAGAAACCCTATCAGTGTGCTatgtgtgggaaagccttcatcCAGAAGTCACAACTCACTGTacatcaaagaattcatacagTGGCAAAATTGTAA